Proteins encoded together in one Nitratireductor basaltis window:
- a CDS encoding ABC transporter ATP-binding protein, which yields MAEIRMSRIVKDYGTVRAIHGVDLDVADGEFVAFVGPSGCGKSTMLRMIAGLETISDGVLRIGDRVVNEMEPRDRDVAMVFQDYALYPNMTVAENISFGLKMRGWSADKIRPRVEEAAEMLQIAPYLDRRPGQLSGGQRQRVAMGRAIVREPSVFLFDEPLSNLDAKLRVEMRTQIKRLHALLQTTTIYVTHDQTEAMTLADRVVVLRDGHIVQEGPPIQLYNRPNCRFVAEFIGSPQMNLFSGIVDRSGSRPILRVGGASLPLGEIAAADGQTLDVGIRPEHFALGSATNSITATLEVEEPLGSDTMAICAFGGQELTARLAPDVHLKRGEQIPLNFDPTHLHYFATDDGRRLQ from the coding sequence ATGGCAGAGATCCGAATGAGCCGGATCGTCAAAGACTACGGGACCGTCCGGGCGATCCATGGTGTGGATCTCGATGTGGCAGATGGCGAGTTCGTCGCTTTCGTGGGTCCGTCCGGCTGCGGCAAATCCACGATGCTGCGCATGATCGCGGGCCTGGAGACGATTTCGGACGGCGTGCTGCGCATTGGCGACCGCGTGGTCAACGAGATGGAACCGCGCGACCGGGATGTGGCCATGGTCTTCCAGGACTACGCGCTCTATCCGAACATGACGGTCGCGGAAAACATCAGCTTTGGCCTGAAAATGCGAGGCTGGAGCGCTGACAAGATCCGACCGCGAGTGGAGGAAGCGGCCGAAATGCTGCAGATCGCGCCCTATCTTGATCGAAGGCCGGGACAGCTTTCAGGTGGCCAGCGGCAGAGGGTGGCCATGGGGCGCGCGATTGTTCGTGAGCCTTCCGTCTTCCTCTTCGATGAGCCCCTTTCGAACCTCGATGCGAAGCTGCGCGTCGAGATGCGCACCCAGATCAAGCGGCTGCACGCCCTGTTGCAGACCACCACCATCTATGTGACGCACGACCAGACCGAGGCGATGACATTGGCCGATCGCGTCGTGGTGCTGCGCGACGGGCATATCGTGCAGGAGGGCCCGCCAATCCAGCTTTACAACAGGCCGAATTGCCGCTTCGTGGCAGAATTCATCGGCTCTCCACAGATGAACCTGTTTTCCGGCATTGTCGACCGATCGGGTAGCCGGCCCATCTTGCGGGTGGGAGGCGCTTCACTGCCCCTGGGCGAGATCGCTGCAGCCGATGGGCAAACGCTCGATGTGGGTATCAGGCCGGAACATTTCGCTCTCGGATCGGCAACAAACAGCATCACGGCGACGCTCGAGGTGGAGGAACCGCTCGGCTCCGACACGATGGCAATCTGTGCGTTCGGCGGACAGGAACTGACTGCACGTCTCGCCCCTGACGTTCATCTCAAGCGCGGCGAGCAGATCCCGCTGAACTTCGATCCAACCCATCTGCACTACTTCGCAACGGATGATGGGCGCAGGCTGCAATAG
- a CDS encoding L-rhamnonate dehydratase produces the protein MTKIKSVRTRVWTWKGPTVPPTGNFCTNASDALRIEGDAMASFRFHQWLTCEVEAEDGTIGIGNAALAPTVVKQAIDEWYAPLVIGEDPFDYAYIWEKMYRRSHAWGRKGIGMTAISAVDIAIWDLMGKLVGKPVFKLLGGRTKDKIPVYYSKLYAGPIESMQREAEEAMKNGYKGYKSRFGFGPKDGMPGMRENLKRVEAVREVIGYDNDLMLECYMGWNLDYAKRMLPKLEKYEPRWVEEPVIADDVEGYAELNAMGSVPISGGEHEFSVIGCAELIRRKAVSVLQYDTNRVGGITAAQKINAIAEAAQIPVIPHAGQAHNYHLTMSNVNCPIAEYFPVHDVEVGNELFYYIFEGDPEAVDGFLQLDDDKPGLGITITDKHLSNFEITE, from the coding sequence ATGACCAAGATAAAATCCGTTCGCACGCGTGTCTGGACCTGGAAGGGGCCGACCGTTCCGCCCACCGGCAATTTCTGCACAAATGCTTCGGATGCCCTGCGCATCGAGGGTGACGCGATGGCCTCCTTCCGCTTTCACCAGTGGCTGACCTGCGAGGTCGAGGCCGAGGACGGTACGATCGGTATCGGCAATGCGGCCCTGGCGCCGACCGTCGTCAAGCAGGCGATCGACGAATGGTATGCACCGCTGGTTATCGGCGAAGACCCGTTCGACTACGCCTATATCTGGGAGAAGATGTATCGGCGCAGCCATGCCTGGGGCCGCAAGGGCATCGGCATGACCGCGATCTCGGCGGTGGACATCGCCATCTGGGACCTGATGGGCAAGCTGGTCGGAAAGCCGGTCTTCAAGCTTCTGGGCGGACGGACAAAGGACAAGATCCCGGTCTATTATTCCAAGCTCTATGCAGGACCGATCGAGAGCATGCAGCGTGAGGCCGAGGAAGCCATGAAGAATGGCTACAAGGGCTACAAGTCCCGCTTCGGCTTCGGCCCGAAGGACGGCATGCCGGGCATGCGCGAGAATCTCAAGCGTGTCGAGGCCGTGCGCGAGGTCATCGGTTACGACAACGACCTGATGCTTGAATGCTATATGGGCTGGAACCTCGATTACGCGAAGCGCATGCTGCCCAAGCTGGAGAAATACGAGCCGCGCTGGGTCGAGGAGCCGGTCATTGCCGATGACGTGGAAGGCTATGCCGAGCTTAACGCAATGGGCAGTGTTCCGATCTCCGGCGGCGAGCACGAATTTTCCGTCATCGGCTGTGCCGAGTTGATCCGGCGCAAGGCCGTCAGCGTCCTGCAATATGACACCAATCGGGTGGGTGGCATCACTGCGGCGCAGAAGATCAACGCCATTGCCGAAGCAGCCCAGATCCCCGTCATCCCGCATGCCGGACAGGCCCACAACTATCACCTGACCATGTCGAACGTGAACTGCCCGATCGCCGAGTATTTCCCGGTGCACGACGTCGAAGTAGGCAACGAGCTGTTCTACTATATCTTCGAGGGTGACCCGGAGGCTGTGGACGGCTTCCTGCAGCTTGACGATGACAAGCCGGGGCTCGGCATCACAATCACCGACAAGCATCTGAGCAATTTCGAGATCACGGAATGA
- a CDS encoding 4-hydroxythreonine-4-phosphate dehydrogenase PdxA: protein MRPKIGLIPGDPSGIGPELCARLLSENCTADADILLLGDRHVFERGQEQAGLSHLMVEVDAASEDWTKTPRFAFHPMQTIAPDEVEIAKNTKASGSSTLKVLDQALEFVQAGVIDAICFAPFNKASMHLAGIGHADELHYMAEKLGATGYISELNTLDGMWTSRVTSHIALREVADVIDGERIKEATHLIHDVLRRAGYERPRIAVAALNPHAGDNGNFGREEIDVIEPAVREMAESQMAVEGPTPSDTVFLKVTRGELDAVVTMYHDQGQIALKLLGFDRGVTVQGGLPVPVTTPAHGTAFDIAGQGVADVGAMKAAFQIACNMVKNWDREQMSGTREAATA, encoded by the coding sequence ATGCGCCCGAAAATTGGCCTTATACCTGGCGATCCGAGCGGAATCGGGCCTGAACTCTGCGCACGGTTGCTTTCGGAAAACTGCACTGCAGATGCCGACATCCTGCTTTTGGGTGACAGGCATGTCTTCGAACGCGGCCAGGAGCAGGCTGGACTCAGCCATCTGATGGTCGAGGTGGATGCGGCGAGCGAAGACTGGACGAAAACGCCCCGTTTCGCCTTTCACCCGATGCAGACCATCGCACCGGACGAGGTCGAGATCGCGAAGAACACAAAAGCTTCCGGCAGTTCCACGCTCAAGGTTCTCGATCAGGCGCTCGAATTCGTCCAGGCGGGCGTGATCGACGCCATATGCTTTGCGCCCTTCAACAAGGCCTCCATGCATCTGGCGGGCATCGGCCATGCGGACGAGCTTCATTACATGGCGGAGAAGCTTGGAGCCACCGGCTATATCTCGGAGCTCAACACGCTTGACGGCATGTGGACGAGCCGCGTGACGAGCCATATCGCGCTTCGTGAAGTTGCCGACGTGATCGACGGCGAGCGCATCAAGGAAGCAACCCATCTCATCCATGATGTCCTGCGCCGCGCCGGCTATGAGCGCCCGCGCATCGCGGTCGCAGCACTCAATCCTCATGCAGGTGACAATGGCAATTTCGGCCGCGAGGAGATCGACGTGATCGAGCCTGCTGTGCGCGAAATGGCCGAAAGCCAGATGGCGGTGGAAGGGCCGACACCCTCGGATACGGTCTTTCTGAAGGTGACCCGGGGCGAGCTGGACGCGGTGGTGACCATGTATCACGACCAGGGCCAGATCGCGCTGAAACTGCTTGGCTTCGACCGCGGCGTTACTGTCCAGGGCGGTTTGCCCGTGCCCGTCACCACGCCGGCCCACGGCACCGCCTTCGATATCGCGGGGCAGGGTGTTGCCGATGTCGGCGCGATGAAAGCCGCCTTCCAGATTGCCTGCAACATGGTGAAGAACTGGGACCGGGAGCAAATGTCCGGCACCCGCGAAGCAGCTACCGCATAA
- a CDS encoding tripartite tricarboxylate transporter TctB family protein has protein sequence MSHLEELQSDLPDRKTGTREKPALADLLVPVFIFIFAGVVTALALTFDRAPAAFVGSGMQPRAFPIFLMGAVIILNLFLIRETIKNPPERREPLDGMVWITIALMGVFALVTTFADMMLALAITIFAKSLLWGERRVWVALALAILTPLTILLFFDLVLEVRFPRGWLTNIYYG, from the coding sequence ATGTCACATCTGGAAGAACTGCAGTCAGACCTGCCGGACCGCAAGACCGGCACGAGGGAGAAACCGGCGCTCGCCGATCTCCTGGTGCCGGTCTTCATCTTCATCTTTGCCGGCGTGGTGACCGCGCTGGCACTGACCTTCGATCGCGCGCCTGCCGCCTTTGTCGGCTCCGGCATGCAGCCGCGTGCCTTTCCAATTTTTCTGATGGGGGCGGTGATCATTCTCAACCTCTTCCTCATTCGAGAAACCATCAAGAACCCGCCGGAGAGGCGCGAGCCCCTGGACGGCATGGTCTGGATCACCATCGCACTGATGGGCGTGTTCGCGCTCGTCACCACGTTCGCGGACATGATGCTGGCGCTGGCGATCACGATCTTCGCCAAGTCGCTTCTGTGGGGCGAGAGGCGCGTCTGGGTGGCGCTTGCGCTGGCGATCCTGACGCCGCTGACGATCCTTCTGTTCTTCGATCTCGTGCTTGAAGTCCGCTTTCCCCGCGGCTGGCTGACCAACATCTATTACGGCTGA
- a CDS encoding NAD(P)H-dependent oxidoreductase encodes MNYELRYKGAAPVSVCLAGAGGFGRSFLVQSRSIPLIAVRIVVERDASIAVATLKAVGLEESEIALCASPAEAAAAWERGNMVVVDDMAHVAALPYQVLVEATGHPEAGARHAHMAVSAGRHVALVSKEVDSVIGPGLSAMAQSNGCVATPVDGDQPSLLISLITWARVLGLEIIGAGKSSEYDFVYDPDAKELTCNGRVISLPGMAELMSGPDVTLLDRVARRAQVASMINQRAVPDLCELSVVANATGLQPDRADFHSPIARIQEVPSLFRPAEEGGLFANGGVLDVFHCLRLPTELSLAGGVFITVRCNDAETWKMLGEKGHTLAPDGRTAMIATPRHLLGVEAATTILDAAILNETNGGVKPAHHVDLVACATADLPAGTVLSMGGHHHTIDNVAARILPARRLDEDAPAPFYLAANRRLRQAVRAGANITMQDLEIPEEDELLGLRRWQDGHFFGLSDAPARNEGLEVHQQREEKVR; translated from the coding sequence GTGAATTACGAATTGCGATACAAGGGTGCGGCGCCGGTTTCGGTTTGTCTGGCAGGGGCAGGGGGCTTTGGCCGCAGCTTTCTGGTGCAGAGCCGCTCCATACCACTGATCGCGGTACGTATCGTGGTGGAGCGTGACGCTTCCATCGCTGTCGCCACGCTCAAGGCTGTCGGGCTTGAGGAAAGCGAGATCGCACTTTGCGCCTCGCCCGCCGAGGCCGCGGCGGCATGGGAGCGCGGTAACATGGTCGTTGTGGACGACATGGCTCATGTGGCCGCACTTCCCTATCAGGTGCTTGTCGAAGCCACGGGGCATCCGGAGGCGGGAGCGCGTCACGCGCATATGGCGGTCTCCGCGGGCCGCCACGTGGCCCTTGTCTCCAAGGAAGTGGACAGCGTTATCGGTCCCGGTCTTTCCGCGATGGCGCAGTCGAATGGCTGTGTCGCGACACCCGTGGACGGCGACCAGCCGAGCCTGCTGATCAGCCTCATCACCTGGGCGCGCGTCCTGGGACTTGAGATCATCGGCGCGGGCAAGTCCAGTGAATATGACTTTGTCTATGATCCCGACGCAAAAGAGCTGACCTGCAATGGCCGCGTGATTTCACTGCCCGGTATGGCAGAGCTTATGAGCGGTCCGGACGTGACGCTGCTCGACCGCGTTGCCCGCCGCGCGCAAGTCGCTTCCATGATCAATCAGCGTGCAGTGCCGGATCTGTGCGAACTGTCCGTCGTTGCCAATGCAACGGGCCTCCAGCCCGACCGCGCGGATTTTCACTCACCGATCGCCCGTATTCAGGAGGTGCCGTCGCTGTTCCGCCCCGCGGAAGAAGGTGGACTGTTTGCAAATGGTGGAGTGCTGGACGTCTTCCACTGCCTGCGGCTGCCCACCGAGTTGAGCCTGGCCGGCGGTGTCTTCATCACCGTGCGCTGCAATGATGCCGAGACATGGAAGATGCTGGGCGAGAAAGGCCACACTCTGGCGCCCGACGGCAGGACGGCGATGATTGCCACGCCACGCCATTTGTTAGGCGTTGAGGCCGCGACCACCATTCTCGATGCCGCAATTCTGAACGAGACCAATGGCGGCGTGAAGCCGGCTCATCATGTGGATCTGGTGGCTTGTGCCACTGCCGACCTGCCTGCGGGGACCGTGCTTTCCATGGGCGGTCATCATCACACGATCGACAATGTCGCCGCGCGCATACTGCCAGCCCGCAGGCTAGATGAAGATGCACCGGCACCTTTCTATCTCGCCGCCAATCGCCGGCTGAGACAGGCCGTTCGCGCGGGCGCGAATATCACGATGCAGGATCTGGAAATTCCCGAAGAAGACGAGCTGCTCGGTCTCCGGCGCTGGCAGGACGGGCACTTCTTCGGGTTGAGCGATGCCCCCGCTCGAAATGAGGGCTTGGAAGTTCACCAACAGAGGGAGGAGAAGGTTCGATGA
- a CDS encoding Bug family tripartite tricarboxylate transporter substrate binding protein has protein sequence MKQMFKAAVAVAAVVAAMPAMAQDEYPNKTVEVITHAGAGGGTDVTTRMMMIRGRRLLGQDMVVVNKSGGAGVVAMNYFKDNIDNDHMLMTFTSGHAIQIAAGKTGLTMDEMRPIARGTDDPQIFMTRCDSEYNSPQKLVDAMKDNAIKFGTANLGDIDQISTYVFAKEAGLTQPTIVPFSGGGEVATQLVAGSVDVGVLNLAEAAAQIEAGDICPQIILAEEGMSVIPDAVTSYSLEIPVSFSTIRGFVAPATITDEQAAILEEKLVEAMNHSVYQGYLTSVGLDGKSVVGSEAWGKQMSNMVKAMGPALEELGLK, from the coding sequence ATGAAACAGATGTTCAAGGCAGCGGTTGCTGTCGCAGCAGTCGTGGCAGCCATGCCGGCCATGGCGCAGGACGAATACCCCAACAAGACGGTTGAAGTGATCACCCATGCCGGTGCCGGTGGCGGTACCGACGTTACCACTCGCATGATGATGATCCGCGGACGTCGCCTGCTTGGTCAGGACATGGTCGTGGTCAACAAGAGCGGCGGTGCCGGTGTTGTCGCCATGAACTACTTCAAGGACAATATCGACAACGACCACATGCTCATGACCTTCACCAGCGGTCATGCAATCCAGATCGCGGCTGGCAAGACCGGCCTGACCATGGACGAAATGCGCCCCATCGCGCGTGGCACCGACGATCCGCAGATCTTCATGACGCGCTGTGACAGCGAGTACAACTCGCCGCAGAAGCTCGTCGATGCGATGAAGGACAATGCCATCAAGTTCGGCACCGCCAATCTCGGCGATATCGACCAGATTTCCACCTATGTTTTCGCCAAGGAAGCAGGCCTGACCCAACCGACCATCGTGCCGTTCTCCGGCGGTGGCGAAGTGGCAACGCAGCTCGTCGCGGGCTCGGTCGATGTCGGCGTGCTCAACCTTGCCGAAGCCGCAGCCCAGATCGAGGCAGGCGATATCTGCCCGCAGATCATCCTTGCCGAAGAAGGCATGTCGGTGATCCCCGATGCGGTAACGTCCTACTCGCTGGAAATCCCCGTGTCATTCTCGACCATCCGCGGTTTCGTGGCACCGGCCACCATCACCGACGAACAGGCCGCGATCCTGGAAGAGAAGCTGGTCGAAGCGATGAATCACTCCGTCTACCAGGGCTACCTGACCTCGGTCGGTCTTGATGGAAAATCCGTTGTCGGCTCGGAAGCCTGGGGCAAGCAGATGTCCAACATGGTGAAAGCCATGGGGCCTGCACTCGAAGAACTCGGCCTGAAGTAA
- a CDS encoding dihydrodipicolinate synthase family protein, whose product MTTYSGIWPVAPTPFNEDGSVDYEGMKRVIDCMVDQGNDGICILANFSEQFLISDEERRKLTELSLKHLAGRLPCIVTISHYATDIAVDRAAHAKANGADIVMMMPPYHGALLKGTPEQTFEQFARVGEVGIPIMVQDAPLSGVELSVPLLVRMAREIEMVKLFKIECPQAAAKLRTLIAEGGDAIEGPFDGEEAITLLADLEAGATGTMTSAMIPDQIKPVLERHAAGDRDGMIAAYERVALAINHENRQCGFRSAKAAMVEGGVIRSEFCRHPIPPLHPQTRDLLLRLIRPLDPVVLNWGK is encoded by the coding sequence ATGACGACCTATAGCGGCATCTGGCCGGTTGCGCCGACACCCTTCAACGAGGATGGCAGCGTCGACTACGAGGGCATGAAACGGGTGATCGACTGCATGGTCGATCAGGGCAATGACGGCATCTGCATCCTCGCCAATTTCTCCGAGCAGTTCCTGATTTCCGACGAGGAAAGACGCAAGCTGACGGAGCTTTCGCTAAAGCATCTGGCGGGACGTCTTCCCTGCATCGTCACGATCAGCCATTACGCAACGGATATCGCGGTGGATCGCGCGGCCCACGCCAAGGCAAATGGCGCGGATATCGTGATGATGATGCCGCCCTATCATGGCGCGCTGCTGAAGGGTACGCCGGAGCAGACCTTCGAGCAGTTTGCCCGCGTGGGCGAAGTGGGCATTCCTATCATGGTGCAGGATGCGCCGCTTTCGGGCGTCGAGCTCTCCGTGCCGCTTCTGGTGAGGATGGCGCGCGAGATCGAGATGGTGAAGCTTTTCAAGATCGAGTGTCCGCAGGCCGCAGCAAAGCTGCGCACGCTGATTGCCGAAGGCGGTGATGCCATTGAAGGTCCGTTCGACGGTGAGGAGGCGATAACGCTCCTGGCCGACCTCGAGGCGGGTGCCACCGGCACGATGACATCGGCCATGATCCCGGACCAGATCAAGCCGGTACTTGAGCGTCATGCCGCCGGCGACCGCGACGGAATGATCGCGGCCTATGAACGTGTGGCGCTTGCCATCAATCACGAAAACCGCCAATGCGGTTTCCGTTCGGCCAAGGCTGCAATGGTTGAAGGCGGCGTGATCCGTTCGGAATTCTGCCGTCATCCGATACCGCCGCTGCATCCGCAGACGCGGGACCTGCTCTTGCGTCTCATCCGGCCACTGGATCCGGTGGTTCTGAACTGGGGGAAATGA
- a CDS encoding GntR family transcriptional regulator, translating to MVTNSALSDLQGSDLELQRPRATLVEIAADKLREFILLEKLPPGASISERDVAAALGISRTPLRGALTLLEQDGLVEYSVTRRPHVADPSLEEVTENLVVMGALEALGGELACANASDEEVNNIVDLQQKMAAGADTLEPLEFFRTDMAMHQMIIKASGNRALIETHARFNARLWRARFVSSRRSDGRQQTLAEHAAIVDALKRRDARATAGALREHLRSAVTNISVALEERRAAKEKE from the coding sequence GTGGTCACGAATTCCGCATTGTCAGACCTTCAGGGAAGCGATCTGGAACTGCAGCGCCCGCGCGCGACGCTGGTCGAGATCGCCGCCGACAAGTTGCGCGAATTCATCTTGCTGGAAAAGCTTCCACCCGGGGCCAGCATCTCGGAGCGTGACGTGGCTGCCGCCCTTGGCATCAGCCGCACACCCCTGCGCGGTGCGCTGACGCTCCTGGAGCAGGATGGGCTGGTCGAATATTCGGTAACGCGCCGACCGCATGTCGCCGATCCTTCCCTGGAAGAAGTGACAGAGAACCTCGTCGTCATGGGGGCGCTTGAAGCGCTTGGCGGCGAACTTGCCTGCGCCAATGCGAGCGACGAGGAAGTGAACAATATCGTCGACCTCCAGCAGAAGATGGCGGCTGGGGCCGATACACTCGAGCCCCTGGAATTCTTCCGCACCGACATGGCGATGCATCAGATGATCATCAAGGCAAGCGGAAACCGCGCCCTTATCGAGACCCACGCACGGTTCAATGCGCGTCTGTGGCGGGCGCGCTTCGTATCCTCGCGACGCAGCGACGGCCGCCAGCAGACGCTTGCCGAACATGCAGCCATCGTCGACGCCTTGAAGCGCCGCGATGCCAGGGCAACCGCAGGTGCCTTGCGTGAACATCTCAGATCAGCCGTGACGAACATTTCCGTAGCGCTCGAAGAACGGCGCGCGGCAAAGGAAAAGGAATAG
- a CDS encoding tripartite tricarboxylate transporter permease: protein MYDAIAAMGSVFLDPYLIFLVAITTVGGVIIGALPGLGATTGAALLLSFTLTMEPIHAITVLTTIYVSATFAGSITAILINTPGTSSSAVTCLDGYPLAQRGEAGRALGVAVVSSTFGGIFSVIALAIAAPMMASVAYEFRPPEYFALTLFGLSMLATISGGGAVKNLIGGMFGVWLATIGADKSTSIERFMFGQYELYEGLDFISVMIGLFAMSELLVQAGALKNSAAVVRMKAIKLPSMDDYRKIWRAVLRSCGIGTFVGILPAEGATVASMIGYSEARRWSKNPEEFGKGSIEGIAGAEAANNAATGGAMVPTMVLGIPGSGTAAVILVGLLVHGLRPGPYLFTEQVDTVYGIFGAMLLANLMFLVIGLFFAKQFARVSLIPIPILWPIVFALSIIGAYALNQSMLDVWLVLIFGVVGFFMRRFGFDVAPVAIGLILGHMVETNLQNSLKIFDGAWWMILTQPLALLFIVLSAITLFGPALLARFKRRAA, encoded by the coding sequence ATGTATGACGCGATTGCCGCCATGGGGTCGGTGTTTCTCGATCCCTATCTGATCTTCCTCGTGGCCATAACAACAGTCGGTGGCGTGATTATCGGAGCGTTGCCCGGTCTGGGTGCGACGACAGGTGCGGCGCTGCTGCTGTCTTTCACGCTGACCATGGAGCCGATCCACGCGATCACGGTCCTGACGACGATCTATGTCTCCGCGACCTTTGCGGGGTCGATTACAGCAATCCTGATCAACACACCGGGAACATCCTCTTCCGCCGTGACCTGTCTGGACGGCTATCCGCTGGCGCAGCGCGGGGAGGCGGGGCGTGCGCTCGGCGTGGCGGTGGTTTCCTCCACATTTGGCGGCATCTTTTCGGTGATCGCGCTCGCCATTGCAGCACCGATGATGGCATCGGTCGCCTATGAATTCCGCCCGCCGGAATATTTTGCCCTGACACTGTTCGGCCTCTCAATGCTCGCAACCATCTCCGGCGGCGGTGCGGTGAAGAACCTGATCGGCGGCATGTTCGGCGTTTGGCTGGCAACGATCGGAGCAGACAAGTCTACCTCCATCGAGCGCTTCATGTTCGGCCAGTACGAACTTTACGAAGGTTTGGACTTCATCTCCGTCATGATCGGTCTGTTCGCCATGTCGGAACTGCTGGTTCAGGCGGGGGCGCTGAAAAATTCGGCCGCCGTGGTGCGGATGAAGGCGATCAAGCTTCCCTCCATGGACGACTATCGCAAGATCTGGCGCGCGGTGCTGCGCTCCTGCGGCATCGGCACTTTTGTCGGCATCCTGCCGGCGGAAGGCGCGACCGTCGCCTCCATGATCGGCTATTCCGAAGCCCGCCGCTGGTCGAAGAATCCGGAAGAGTTCGGCAAGGGCTCCATCGAGGGCATTGCCGGTGCGGAGGCCGCAAACAATGCGGCAACCGGTGGCGCGATGGTGCCGACCATGGTGCTGGGCATTCCAGGCTCCGGCACGGCGGCGGTCATCCTGGTTGGCCTGCTGGTGCACGGTCTTCGCCCCGGCCCCTATCTCTTCACCGAGCAGGTGGACACGGTCTACGGCATTTTCGGCGCCATGCTGCTTGCCAATCTGATGTTCCTGGTCATCGGCCTTTTCTTTGCCAAGCAGTTTGCCCGCGTCTCGCTTATCCCGATCCCGATCCTGTGGCCGATCGTGTTCGCGCTGTCGATCATCGGTGCCTATGCGCTCAACCAGTCAATGCTGGATGTGTGGCTCGTGCTGATCTTCGGCGTGGTCGGCTTCTTCATGCGCCGCTTCGGCTTTGACGTGGCGCCGGTCGCCATCGGCCTGATCCTTGGTCACATGGTCGAGACCAATCTGCAGAACTCGCTGAAGATCTTCGACGGCGCGTGGTGGATGATCCTCACCCAGCCTTTGGCCCTGCTTTTCATCGTGCTTTCCGCAATCACCCTTTTCGGTCCGGCCCTGCTTGCGCGCTTCAAGCGCCGGGCAGCCTGA
- the arsH gene encoding arsenical resistance protein ArsH: MSNSPSSLSDLPNLESELFPPVDEDRLFNAPRMRHAPRILMLYGSLRERSYSRFATEEAARILRRLGAEVRIFNPSGLPLPDAETPDHPKVKELRELSMWSEGQVWCSPERHGSMTGIMKAQIDWLPLSLGGVRPTQGRTLAVMQVCGGSQSFNAVNQLRILGRWMRMFTIPNQSSVAKAFNEFDANGRMKPSPYYNRIVDVMEELMKFTLLLRERSDYLVDRYSERVETAEQVSRRVNQRSI, translated from the coding sequence ATGTCTAACAGCCCCTCATCCCTTTCCGACCTTCCCAATCTGGAGAGCGAGCTTTTCCCGCCCGTTGACGAGGACAGGCTGTTCAACGCGCCGCGCATGCGCCATGCACCGCGCATCCTCATGCTCTATGGGTCGCTTCGCGAACGCTCCTATTCGCGCTTCGCTACGGAAGAGGCGGCGCGGATTCTTCGCCGGCTAGGTGCGGAGGTGCGCATCTTCAATCCGAGCGGACTGCCGCTTCCCGATGCCGAGACACCCGATCATCCGAAGGTGAAGGAGCTGCGCGAACTTTCCATGTGGTCGGAGGGACAGGTCTGGTGTTCGCCGGAACGCCACGGCTCCATGACCGGCATCATGAAGGCGCAGATCGACTGGCTGCCGCTGTCGCTTGGCGGAGTGCGCCCGACCCAGGGCCGCACGCTTGCTGTCATGCAGGTTTGTGGTGGTTCGCAGTCGTTCAATGCGGTGAACCAGCTTCGCATACTCGGCCGCTGGATGCGCATGTTCACCATTCCCAACCAGTCTTCCGTCGCCAAGGCCTTCAATGAATTTGACGCAAACGGCCGGATGAAGCCGTCGCCCTATTACAACCGCATCGTGGACGTGATGGAGGAGCTGATGAAGTTCACGCTTCTGCTTCGCGAGCGTTCCGACTACCTTGTCGACCGCTATTCCGAGCGCGTGGAGACGGCGGAGCAAGTTTCCCGACGCGTCAATCAGCGCTCGATCTGA